One Misgurnus anguillicaudatus chromosome 19, ASM2758022v2, whole genome shotgun sequence genomic region harbors:
- the LOC129436516 gene encoding GTPase IMAP family member 4: MEGGVTQDIHQEEKERPLDNDDGQTDPHDRALTLVLLGSAGAGKSTVVDAILGAPSDCSTAVTSDFEKRRVTVSGRQVTIVDTPECLCTERPAEEVRRQFSLCAALSAPGLHAFLLCVPVHRPSNLELQILETIEKVFGSEAVSKHAMVLFTHMDRLSEDVSLDEYLNTQRADLLELVEKCAGRHHPLMGTDAEELLAKVEQMVKESGTEIYTCPLLQEAERRVREKEEEILKNRRERGEEEVEGVRAEAERSVDDLTVQGIADLCLSTPNPSLIRWLWDSLVEWLMWLPNNVRGSALLGSFVGLFVGGPLGGAMGATVGSVATEVGRRKRKTN, encoded by the exons ATGGAGGGAGGTGTGACACAAGATATTCATcaagaagagaaagaaagaccattagacaatgatgatggacagacagacccACACGATAGAG CGCTGACGCTGGTACTGCTCGGCTCAGCGGGTGCTGGGAAAAGCACTGTGGTTGATGCCATTCTGGGCGCCCCGTCTGACTGCAGCACAGCAGTCACCTCTGACTTTGAGAAGAGGCGTGTGActgtttcaggaagacag GTGACTATAGTGGACACACCCGAGTGTCTGTGCACAGAGCGACCCGCCGAAGAAGTCAGACGTCAGTTTTCACTCTGCGCTGCTTTATCGGCCCCGGGGCTCCATGCATTCCTGCTCTGCGTCCCTGTACACCGCCCCAGTAACCTGGAGCTCCAAATTTTAGAAACCATTGAGAAGGTGTTTGGCTCTGAAGCTGTCAGTAAACACGCAATGGTGCTCTTCACTCACATGGACCGACTTTCAGAGGATGTTTCTCTGGATGAGTATCTCAATACTCAACGAGCAGATCTGCTGGAGCTCGTAGAGAAATGTGCAGGCCGCCATCACCCGTTAATGGGAACGGATGCAGAGGAGCTTCTTGCAAAGGTGGAGCAGATGGTGAAAGAAAGCGGGACGGAGATTTACACCTGCCCTCTATTGCAAGAAGCCGAGAGGAGAGTGAGAGAAAAAGAGGAGGAGATCTTGAAAAACAGAAGAGAAAGAGGAGAGGAAGAGGTGGAGGGAGTCAGGGCTGAAGCGGAGAGAAGCGTGGATGATCTGACGGTTCAGGGTATCGCCGATTTATGCCTCTCCACCCCAAACCCCTCGCTCATACGATGGTTATGGGACAGTTTGGTCGAGTGGCTCATGTGGCTCCCAAACAACGTGAGGGGCAGCGCTTTACTGGGGTCGTTTGTGGGGTTGTTCGTCGGGGGGCCACTAGGAGGGGCCATGGGTGCAACAGTTGGCTCTGTGGCTACAGAAGTGGGCAGACGGAAACGAAAAACAAACTAA